A single genomic interval of Homo sapiens chromosome 15, GRCh38.p14 Primary Assembly harbors:
- the SLC12A6 gene encoding solute carrier family 12 member 6 isoform X1, producing the protein MHPPETTTKMASVRFMVTPTKIDDIPGLSDTSPDLSSRSSSRVRFSSRESVPETSRSEPMSEMSGATTSLATVALDPPSDRTSHPQDVIEDLSQNSITGEHSQLLDDGHKKARNAYLNNSNYEEGDEYFDKNLALFEEEMDTRPKVSSLLNRMANYTNLTQGAKEHEEAENITEGKKKPTKTMLTAISMSAIATNGVVPAGGSYFMISRALGPEFGGAVGLCFYLGTTFAAAMYILGAIEIFLVYIVPRAAIFHSDDALKESAAMLNNMRVYGTAFLVLMVLVVFIGVRYVNKFASLFLACVIVSILAIYAGAIKSSFAPPHFPVCMLGNRTLSSRHIDVCSKTKEINNMTVPSKLWGFFCNSSQFFNATCDEYFVHNNVTSIQGIPGLASGIITENLWSNYLPKGEIIEKPSAKSSDVLGSLNHEYVLVDITTSFTLLVGIFFPSVTGIMAGSNRSGDLKDAQKSIPIGTILAILTTSFVYLSNVVLFGACIEGVVLRDKFGDAVKGNLVVGTLSWPSPWVIVIGSFFSTCGAGLQSLTGAPRLLQAIAKDNIIPFLRVFGHSKANGEPTWALLLTAAIAELGILIASLDLVAPILSMFFLMCYLFVNLACALQTLLRTPNWRPRFRYYHWALSFMGMSICLALMFISSWYYAIVAMVIAGMIYKYIEYQGAEKEWGDGIRGLSLSAARFALLRLEEGPPHTKNWRPQLLVLLKLDEDLHVKHPRLLTFASQLKAGKGLTIVGSVIVGNFLENYGEALAAEQTIKHLMEAEKVKGFCQLVVAAKLREGISHLIQSCGLGGMKHNTVVMGWPNGWRQSEDARAWKTFIGTVRVTTAAHLALLVAKNISFFPSNVEQFSEGNIDVWWIVHDGGMLMLLPFLLKQHKVWRKCSIRIFTVAQLEDNSIQMKKDLATFLYHLRIEAEVEVVEMHDSDISAYTYERTLMMEQRSQMLRHMRLSKTERDREAQLVKDRNSMLRLTSIGSDEDEETETYQEKVHMTWTKDKYMASRGQKAKSMEGFQDLLNMRPDQSNVRRMHTAVKLNEVIVNKSHEAKLVLLNMPGPPRNPEGDENYMEFLEVLTEGLERVLLVRGGGSEVITIYS; encoded by the exons acgacGGACATAAGAAAGCTCGAAATGCTTATCTCAATAATTCCAATTATGAAGAAGGAGAtgaatattttgataaaaatttggCACTCTTTGAG GAAGAAATGGACACCAGACCGAAGGTGTCTTCCCTCCTCAACCGCATGGCCAATTACACTAATCTGACTCAAGGAGCAAAGGAACATGAAGAGGCAGAAAACATCACTGAAGGGAAAAAGAAGCCCACCAAG acAATGTTGACTGCTATCTCCATGAGTGCCATTGCCACTAATGGAGTGGTGCCAG CTGGGGGCTCATACTTTATGATTTCCCGGGCACTGGGCCCAGAGTTTGGTGGGGCTGTTGGCCTCTGCTTTTATCTTGGTACCACATTTGCAGCAGCCATGTACATCCTTGGTGCCATTGAAATCTTTCTG GTCTATATCGTCCCCCGAGCTGCCATCTTTCACAGTGATGACGCACTCAAGGAATCAGCAGCCATGCTAAATAACATGCGTGTCTACGGCACAGCTTTCTTGGTCCTTATGGTATTAGTGGTATTTATCGGCGTACGCTATGTGAACAAGTTTGCCTCACTTTTCCTGGCCTGTGTCATTGTGTCCATCTTGGCCATCTATGCTGGAGCCATCAAGTCTTCTTTTGCTCCTCCACACTTCCC GGTCTGCATGCTGGGTAACCGCACCCTTTCATCAAGACACATTGACGTTTGCTCTAAGACCAAGGAAATTAACAACATGACAGTCCCATCAAAGTTATGGGGATTCTTCTGTAACTCGAGTCAATTTTTCAATGCCACCTGTGATGAATACTTTGTTCACAATAACGTCACTTCAATCCAGGGCATTCCTGGATTGGCTAGTGGTATAATTACAG AGAATCTTTGGAGTAATTACCTACCCAAGGGAGAGATCATCGAAAAGCCTTCAGCCAAATCTTCTGATGTCTTAGGCAGCTTAAACCATGAATATGTTCTTGTTGACATCACCACCTCCTTCACGCTTCTGGTGGGAATCTTCTTTCCCTCTGTTACAG GTATCATGGCTGGATCAAACAGATCTGGAGATCTGAAAGATGCTCAGAAGTCTATTCCGATTGGTACTATCCTTGCCATCCTGACCACCTcctttgttt ATTTAAGCAATGTTGTCCTTTTTGGTGCATGTATTGAAGGGGTTGTTCTCAGAGACAA GTTCGGTGATGCTGTGAAAGGTAATTTGGTGGTAGGCACCTTATCTTGGCCATCCCCATGGGTGATTGTTATTGGCTCCTTCTTTTCAACATGTGGGGCTGGACTTCAGAGCCTCACAGGTGCACCGAGGCTGCTACAAGCTATTGCCAAGGATAACATCATACCGTTTCTGAGG gtttttggCCACAGCAAAGCCAATGGGGAACCTACCTGGGCTTTACTTCTAACTGCTGCCATTGCAGAGCTTGGAATACTCATTGCCTCCCTGGATCTTGTGGCCCCAATTCTTTCCAT GTTTTTTCTCATGTGTTACCTCTTTGTAAACTTGGCATGTGCCTTGCAAACATTACTTCGAACACCCAACTGGAGACCCCGATTCCGCTACTACCATTG ggCCCTTTCTTTCATGGGAATGAGTATCTGTCTGGCTCTGATGTTCATTTCTTCCTGGTATTATGCCATTGTAGCCATGGTAATAGCTGGTATGATCTACAAGTACATTGAATACCAAGG aGCTGAGAAAGAATGGGGTGATGGTATCCGTGGGCTGTCCCTCAGTGCAGCCCGGTTTGCTTTGCTTCGATTGGAGGAAGGACCTCCACACACTAAAAACTGGAG GCCTCAGTTGCTTGTATTACTGAAACTAGATGAAGACTTACATGTCAAGCATCCTCGCCTCCTCACCTTTGCCTCACAGCTCAAAGCAGGAAAAGGTCTCACTATTGTGGGCTCTGTCATCGTGGGGAACTTCCTAGAGAACTACGGTGAAGCTTTAGCTGCTGAGCAG ACCATAAAGCACCTAATGGAGGCAGAGAAGGTAAAAGGATTCTGCCAGCTGGTGGTGGCCGCCAAGCTGAGAGAGGGCATTTCCCACCTCATCCAGTCATGTGGCCTTGGGGGCATGAAGCACAACACGGTGGTGATGGGCTGGCCTAATGGCTGGCGTCAAAGCGAAGATGCCCGCGCTTGGAAGACTTTTATTG GCACAGTTCGAGTGACAACTGCTGCCCATCTTGCACTGCTGGTGGCTAAAAACATCTCCTTCTTTCCCAGCAATGTGGAGCAATTTTCTGAGGGCAACATTGATGTGTGGTGGATTGTGCATGATGGGGGGATGCTTATGCTactaccattcctactgaaacagCACAAG GTGTGGCGAAAGTGCAGCATACGGATCTTCACAGTAGCCCAATTAGAAGACAACAGTATCCAAATGAAGAAGGACCTAGCCACCTTCCTATATCACTTACGCATTGAGGCGGAGGTAGAAGTGGTGGAGATG CATGACAGTGATATATCAGCATATACTTACGAGCGCACTTTGATGATGGAACAAAGGTCCCAGATGCTCCGGCACATGCGGCTATCCAAAACAGAGCGAGACAGAGAG GCACAATTGGTGAAAGACCGAAACTCAATGCTACGATTGACCAGCATTGGCTCTGATGAGGACGAAGAGACAGAAACCTATCAGGAGAAGGTGCACATGACTTGGACAAAAGACAAGTACATGGCATCCCGGGGACAAAAAGCGAAGTCAATGGAAGGATTCCAGGACCTGCTTAACATGCGTCC GGACCAGTCCAATGTGAGGCGGATGCATACAGCAGTGAAACTCAACGAGGTTATAGTTAACAAGTCCCATGAAGCAAAGCTGGTTTTATTGAATATGCCAGGGCCACCCCGAAACCCTGAGGGTGATGAAAACT ACATGGAGTTCCTAGAGGTGCTTACCGAGGGACTAGAGCGAGTCCTACTTGTCCGGGGTGGTGGCAGTGAAGTGATCACCATTTATTCATAA